From a region of the Candidatus Rhabdochlamydia porcellionis genome:
- a CDS encoding Ulp1 family isopeptidase, with amino-acid sequence MRINPINSKQSFIFKPLRIIQSLGWVAVAILSLPTVIGAYFAWKKLAAIWNKHERFDTQKTNEVVSKLFLEGSENGFEEVFSEVAETASKESTLYEQAIHQFKGSSCLGSRSAEAYLDYLKNTEKNLGFHFNTNLLHNLGFTLNEFLTNIKAEAKDAKLIFVPFLLAGNLLREQHIVVAVINKTNEQIEYFDPKGNQFYSIFGRLVDRNLEQWSIPTQAFLEKLSTSIFPDKEPSIIRNINGPQSLSNKVDCGVHALDFIQARMHIDFIPSKYPNYFETSLSSNGKQLRNTMAATLQSRLDSGQIVS; translated from the coding sequence ATGAGAATTAATCCGATTAATAGTAAACAATCATTTATCTTTAAGCCTTTAAGGATCATTCAATCTCTAGGTTGGGTTGCAGTGGCCATTTTATCCCTTCCTACTGTAATTGGAGCCTATTTTGCATGGAAAAAATTAGCAGCTATTTGGAATAAACATGAAAGATTTGACACACAAAAAACAAATGAAGTTGTTTCAAAACTATTTTTAGAAGGCAGTGAGAATGGATTTGAAGAGGTCTTTAGCGAAGTAGCGGAGACAGCATCAAAAGAGTCAACGCTTTATGAACAAGCAATTCATCAGTTTAAAGGATCGAGCTGCTTAGGTTCTCGTTCAGCAGAAGCTTATTTAGATTATTTAAAAAATACAGAAAAGAATCTTGGTTTTCATTTTAATACGAATCTTCTGCATAATTTAGGATTTACCCTTAATGAATTTTTGACAAATATTAAAGCAGAAGCAAAAGATGCTAAATTGATTTTTGTGCCTTTCTTATTGGCAGGGAATCTACTTCGCGAACAGCATATCGTAGTGGCGGTAATTAATAAGACAAATGAGCAAATAGAGTATTTTGATCCTAAAGGAAACCAATTTTATTCTATATTTGGTCGTTTAGTAGACCGTAATCTAGAACAATGGAGTATACCGACTCAAGCATTTTTAGAAAAGCTTAGCACATCTATTTTCCCAGATAAAGAACCTTCAATTATTCGCAATATAAATGGGCCTCAGTCTTTATCAAATAAAGTGGATTGTGGTGTTCATGCTTTAGATTTTATTCAAGCAAGGATGCATATCGATTTTATTCCAAGTAAATATCCTAATTACTTTGAAACTTCTCTTTCTTCTAATGGGAAACAATTACGAAATACAATGGCTGCTACTTTACAAAGTAGGCTAGATAGCGGGCAAATCGTTTCTTAG
- a CDS encoding DUF502 domain-containing protein, with protein sequence MKKYFLTGLVILLPLVVTIAVLLFLVNFLTQPFIGVVSAVLSKMNLLNRNFLFLSPEHLVRYTSQVVILILLFIITVLLGAITRWFIINSLFRLGDKIIHRIPIVNTVYKTTQDIIKTLFSKDKNSFKQVVMVPFPREGVYVIGLVSRDAPEVCSHSVNNDLVSVLIPTTPNPTTGFLLMYPREQLLCVDMRPEDAIKYIVSCGVIIPPVKPSNPI encoded by the coding sequence ATGAAAAAATATTTTCTTACAGGCCTTGTTATCTTACTTCCTCTTGTTGTAACTATTGCTGTTTTACTCTTTTTGGTCAATTTTCTGACACAGCCCTTTATCGGTGTGGTTTCTGCTGTTTTATCAAAAATGAACTTGCTAAATCGAAATTTTCTTTTTTTGTCTCCAGAGCATCTCGTCCGCTATACTAGTCAAGTAGTCATTCTTATTTTATTATTCATCATCACTGTTTTACTAGGAGCCATTACTCGTTGGTTTATCATTAACTCCCTGTTTCGGCTAGGCGATAAAATCATCCATCGAATTCCTATTGTAAATACCGTATATAAAACCACTCAAGATATTATTAAAACACTTTTTTCCAAGGATAAAAACTCCTTTAAACAAGTTGTAATGGTACCCTTCCCCAGAGAAGGGGTTTATGTAATCGGGCTTGTTTCTCGAGACGCTCCCGAAGTGTGTTCTCATTCTGTAAATAATGATCTAGTTTCTGTGTTGATTCCCACTACACCCAATCCAACAACGGGGTTTCTTTTAATGTATCCTAGAGAACAACTTTTATGTGTTGATATGCGACCAGAAGACGCTATTAAATATATTGTTTCCTGTGGTGTCATTATCCCACCCGTGAAACCGAGCAATCCAATATGA
- a CDS encoding hemolysin family protein: MTTFYSIITFLFLIGSSALTAVSVALQQMGKLQVEDYLKQKHLPLFFRYFLRVFFGKQKWEGILFSLSFTKHILRIGFVLTAFFLLIKQNMLHNNLSEELLYDQKAIVFIICAIILTSLTTDCLFSLFGRFKSKKTLSILAAPCSLILSLCIPLTAPFFRLIQLLSVKLSQDKKSPLSFRLKDKIHELLQETELGAYLDANEQKLIGSIVSFKERIVREVMVPRVNLVSLPSTTSLIEAAKIFLTENFSRIPVYKDTVDNMVGVLLYKDILKVHIEHQNDAKLLSSSIEKIIKPVLYTPETKKIAYLLQEFRSKQIHLAIVVDEWGGTEGIVTIEDILEELVGEIADEYDVGTESLYTALPNAEGWVISAKMSILDIEAELGIRIPQSPEYDTIGGFVVHRAGAIPSKGWRLHQDNFDLEILSSTERSIEKIKITHSL; this comes from the coding sequence TTGACTACTTTTTACAGTATAATCACTTTTTTATTCTTAATTGGATCCAGTGCTTTAACCGCGGTTTCTGTTGCTCTGCAACAAATGGGAAAACTACAAGTAGAAGATTATTTAAAACAAAAGCATCTCCCTTTATTTTTCCGTTATTTTCTTCGGGTTTTTTTTGGTAAACAAAAGTGGGAAGGCATTCTTTTTTCTTTGAGCTTTACAAAGCACATTCTACGTATTGGGTTTGTTTTAACAGCTTTTTTTCTTTTGATAAAACAAAACATGCTCCACAACAATTTATCTGAAGAACTGCTTTATGATCAAAAAGCGATTGTTTTTATTATCTGTGCAATCATTCTTACTTCACTAACAACAGATTGCCTCTTTAGTTTATTTGGTCGATTTAAATCAAAAAAGACATTATCTATTTTAGCTGCTCCCTGTTCTCTGATTTTATCTCTGTGTATTCCTTTAACAGCTCCTTTTTTTAGATTGATACAATTACTCTCTGTTAAGCTCTCTCAAGACAAAAAAAGCCCTCTTAGTTTTCGACTGAAAGACAAGATTCATGAGCTATTACAAGAAACAGAGTTAGGGGCTTATTTAGACGCAAATGAGCAAAAGTTGATCGGCTCTATTGTATCTTTTAAAGAAAGGATTGTCAGAGAAGTTATGGTCCCCAGAGTCAATCTAGTCAGCTTGCCTTCAACAACCTCTTTAATAGAAGCAGCTAAAATTTTTCTTACAGAAAACTTTAGCCGTATCCCTGTTTATAAAGACACTGTTGACAATATGGTTGGAGTTCTGCTCTACAAAGATATTCTAAAAGTGCATATTGAGCATCAAAATGATGCTAAGTTGCTTTCTTCTTCTATAGAAAAAATCATTAAGCCTGTTCTCTATACACCAGAAACCAAAAAAATTGCTTATTTATTGCAAGAATTTCGCAGTAAACAGATCCATCTTGCCATTGTAGTAGATGAATGGGGAGGAACAGAAGGCATTGTAACCATTGAAGATATTTTAGAAGAGCTGGTAGGAGAAATTGCCGATGAATATGATGTAGGCACAGAAAGCCTTTATACAGCACTACCCAATGCAGAAGGATGGGTTATCAGCGCTAAGATGTCTATTCTTGACATTGAAGCAGAATTAGGTATACGCATTCCTCAAAGTCCTGAATACGATACCATTGGAGGATTTGTAGTGCATCGAGCAGGGGCCATCCCTTCTAAAGGTTGGCGCCTTCATCAAGATAACTTCGACCTAGAGATCTTAAGCTCTACCGAGCGCTCCATCGAGAAGATCAAAATTACTCATTCTCTTTAA
- a CDS encoding DUF3604 domain-containing protein encodes MRRSICYCEPNLAFAGQVSNWNFFYTTAVTLPKGTILKFNLLSQGRISDWQIPETGSKEKKNRIWLQIPESKSISAKKTDQSTFEFCLSSDLKAGETAIITMGASEELSKEGNRAQTFLQRKRAFHLYIDPKGKGDWKEPEVFTLDVKGSSLENIRIIAPSLVSKNKRFDVIIRFEDCYGNLTHQAPEGTLIELSYKNLRENLNWKLFVPETGFINIPNLYFGESGIYRIELRNLTTKEVFYSSPIKCSTDSDADKSIFWGQLHGESERFDAGNNIETCLRYLRDEKNFHFFASSSFENTEETSNDIWKVISSQIAEFNEDLRFSTFLGFQWVGKPLEEGIHQLIYSKDNKPILRKKDAKNSSLKKIYKAHSPKEILSIASFSMAKGMETNFKEFDPDFERVVEIYNCWGSSECLGREGNLRPITAKNGKEIVESEKGSIRQALNRNCRFGFVAGGLDDRGVYNGLYEGPQVQYSAGLTAIIAAEQTRESLFQALYQRSCYATTGDRIVLGFFIAGACMGSELNTKIKPGLIFNRHITGFIATTENITEVLIIRNGIPFKIINPNQTEYEFAIDDAESISKISLQSPDERPPFIYYYLKVTQENGHIAWSSPIWVDHTELLIHKVPSKKLKKKEDTG; translated from the coding sequence ATGCGTCGATCGATCTGTTATTGCGAGCCTAATCTGGCTTTTGCTGGTCAAGTTTCAAATTGGAATTTTTTTTATACTACTGCTGTAACGTTGCCTAAAGGCACTATTTTAAAATTTAACCTTCTTTCTCAAGGCAGAATTAGCGACTGGCAAATACCTGAGACCGGCTCCAAAGAAAAGAAAAATCGAATTTGGCTACAAATCCCTGAAAGTAAGTCTATTAGTGCTAAAAAAACAGATCAGTCTACTTTTGAGTTCTGTCTGAGCTCTGATCTAAAAGCAGGAGAAACAGCAATCATTACCATGGGAGCTAGTGAAGAGCTCTCAAAAGAGGGAAATCGAGCTCAAACCTTTTTGCAAAGAAAACGGGCTTTTCACCTTTATATTGACCCTAAAGGAAAAGGCGACTGGAAAGAGCCTGAGGTTTTTACTTTAGATGTTAAAGGAAGCTCCTTAGAAAACATCCGTATCATAGCTCCTTCATTGGTTTCTAAAAATAAGCGCTTTGATGTGATTATTCGTTTTGAGGACTGCTATGGAAACTTAACCCATCAGGCACCTGAAGGCACTTTAATTGAACTTTCTTATAAAAATTTGCGCGAGAATTTAAATTGGAAGTTATTTGTCCCAGAAACTGGTTTTATCAATATTCCCAATCTATATTTTGGAGAATCTGGAATCTATAGGATTGAGCTGCGCAATTTAACAACAAAAGAAGTGTTTTATTCATCTCCTATTAAATGCTCTACAGACTCAGATGCAGATAAAAGCATTTTTTGGGGACAGCTACATGGAGAATCCGAGCGATTTGATGCGGGCAATAATATTGAAACCTGTCTTCGCTATCTGCGTGATGAGAAAAACTTTCATTTCTTTGCCTCTTCCTCTTTTGAAAATACAGAAGAAACCTCTAATGACATATGGAAAGTTATTTCTTCACAAATTGCTGAATTTAATGAAGACTTAAGATTTTCTACTTTTCTAGGATTTCAATGGGTAGGAAAACCATTAGAAGAAGGAATTCATCAGCTGATTTACTCTAAAGACAATAAACCCATTTTGCGTAAAAAAGATGCTAAAAACAGCTCTCTGAAAAAGATCTATAAAGCCCATTCCCCTAAAGAGATTTTATCTATTGCTTCCTTTAGTATGGCAAAAGGAATGGAGACAAATTTTAAAGAATTTGACCCTGATTTTGAAAGAGTTGTGGAAATTTACAATTGCTGGGGTTCTTCTGAATGTTTAGGGAGAGAAGGAAACCTCAGGCCTATTACAGCAAAAAACGGTAAAGAGATTGTAGAATCTGAAAAAGGCTCTATCAGACAAGCTCTAAACCGCAACTGTCGTTTTGGTTTTGTAGCAGGTGGCTTAGATGATCGTGGAGTATATAATGGTCTTTATGAAGGCCCACAAGTGCAATACTCTGCTGGGTTAACTGCTATTATAGCAGCAGAACAAACAAGAGAATCTCTCTTTCAGGCACTTTATCAAAGATCTTGCTATGCAACTACCGGGGATAGAATTGTATTAGGATTTTTCATTGCAGGAGCATGCATGGGAAGTGAATTAAACACAAAAATCAAACCCGGCCTGATTTTTAATCGTCATATTACAGGTTTTATAGCAACAACAGAGAACATTACAGAAGTTTTGATTATTCGTAATGGCATTCCATTCAAAATCATTAATCCTAATCAAACAGAATATGAATTTGCTATTGATGATGCCGAATCTATCTCAAAGATCTCTTTACAATCTCCCGATGAGCGTCCTCCCTTTATCTATTACTACCTTAAAGTAACACAAGAAAATGGTCATATTGCATGGAGCTCTCCTATCTGGGTTGATCACACAGAGCTTCTCATTCACAAGGTACCTTCCAAAAAACTTAAGAAAAAAGAAGATACGGGGTAG
- a CDS encoding transposase yields MSISPETRHIQLRSFRSLPDLTNLQEVHWSKRRVEKQLCMKEIDTEGRIAKVIVDRMCYQMNPCLHRVTLVSHTGKKSTKQLFANEIIKKYMCYLDISIIMHLKSFVPPEFEGIVLKKIKELTVNLDTVSVIRSTGGFCAFKDASGNTRLKPVVGNIDALFLRYIDGSIKELECRSSVDVVKYFGKYLDKDSRYDPEIRSLVDIYAGFSEEQIIEILKEVEAKGSIEDVLSRYCIALGTYYTWCSKYSGLLPEIKKVKKLEEENRKIKQMLAEIEINITGLKGKLLLFKNSFVKDE; encoded by the coding sequence ATGTCTATTAGCCCAGAAACACGCCACATACAGTTAAGATCTTTTAGATCACTTCCAGATTTAACGAATCTTCAAGAAGTTCATTGGAGCAAGCGAAGAGTAGAAAAGCAGCTGTGTATGAAAGAAATAGACACAGAAGGTCGAATTGCAAAAGTGATTGTTGATAGAATGTGTTATCAAATGAACCCTTGCTTGCATCGGGTAACTTTAGTTTCACATACAGGAAAAAAGTCCACTAAACAGTTATTTGCTAATGAAATCATTAAAAAATATATGTGCTATCTCGATATTTCTATAATTATGCACTTAAAGAGTTTTGTTCCTCCAGAATTTGAAGGTATTGTCTTAAAAAAAATCAAAGAACTTACTGTGAACCTCGACACTGTTAGCGTTATTCGATCAACCGGAGGTTTTTGCGCATTTAAAGATGCTTCAGGAAACACTCGGTTAAAACCTGTTGTTGGGAATATTGATGCTCTTTTTCTTCGTTACATAGATGGTTCAATAAAAGAGTTAGAATGTAGAAGTTCAGTCGATGTCGTTAAATACTTTGGAAAGTATCTTGATAAAGATTCGCGATATGATCCGGAAATAAGATCCCTCGTGGATATTTATGCAGGCTTTTCTGAGGAACAAATTATAGAGATACTTAAAGAAGTAGAAGCAAAAGGGTCTATAGAAGATGTATTAAGTCGTTATTGCATAGCATTAGGTACGTATTATACATGGTGTTCAAAGTACTCCGGATTGCTACCTGAAATTAAAAAAGTAAAAAAATTAGAAGAAGAGAACAGAAAAATCAAGCAAATGTTAGCAGAAATAGAAATTAATATAACAGGATTAAAGGGTAAATTACTTCTTTTTAAGAATTCTTTTGTAAAGGATGAATAA
- the ybeY gene encoding rRNA maturation RNase YbeY: MQIKLFNSQKDLHFSKAKMRKVVFFLFELLQIKTDEISIQFVSEKRISQLHTLFFQDPTPTDCITFPIDSLPYKPNGYHLLGEIFICPKIAKQYAEKHYINPFEELCRYVVHGVLHLIGFKDEQPDLRVQMKRKENTCLKRLRQKGLLEPD, translated from the coding sequence TTGCAAATAAAACTTTTCAATTCACAAAAAGACCTCCATTTTTCTAAGGCTAAAATGAGAAAGGTGGTCTTTTTTTTGTTTGAATTGCTGCAAATCAAAACAGATGAGATAAGCATTCAATTTGTCTCTGAAAAAAGGATTTCTCAATTACATACCCTTTTTTTCCAAGACCCTACCCCAACAGATTGCATTACTTTCCCTATAGATTCTCTTCCATATAAGCCTAATGGATACCATCTTTTGGGTGAAATATTTATTTGCCCCAAAATTGCTAAACAGTATGCTGAAAAACATTATATAAATCCTTTTGAAGAGTTATGTCGCTATGTAGTTCACGGCGTTTTGCATTTAATCGGTTTTAAAGATGAGCAACCTGATTTAAGAGTTCAAATGAAAAGAAAAGAGAATACTTGTCTAAAACGTCTAAGACAAAAAGGGTTACTTGAACCAGATTAA
- a CDS encoding small basic protein: protein MSRHSSYGKSSKSAKKRNVLKRFERIDVLRRLGKWKDGENVKVTNLPKTPNSF, encoded by the coding sequence ATGTCTAGACACTCAAGTTATGGAAAATCAAGCAAATCCGCTAAAAAGCGCAATGTCCTTAAAAGATTTGAGAGGATTGATGTTTTACGTCGTCTTGGCAAATGGAAAGATGGAGAAAATGTAAAAGTAACCAACTTACCTAAAACACCTAATTCTTTCTAG
- a CDS encoding HEAT repeat domain-containing protein — protein MALLKKTLKLLFFISFIYSHLQAETLQTKVNPLHIFYLVQSKELSQAIILYQQYKEELGRHDFETLQRMAEMILEQGAKSLESEEQLISLLGLKIAGIQTTKEILESGITSRHPEVQLATLQLIGQLQDDRFESLLNKAMSSGFLYTRLEAAYQLAIRKTRNSLGQVESLMHKLPPEMRFFFPQFFALVGSSDAILLLKQLLDDPIQKTRIEAILHSAKAGYEELLPNIRRKVTHINPAEQEACCFALGALKDTHALSILRNLSLSTNDNVKLAASYSLYLLGEESAKEKIFSLAKKKNLFAIALLGKIIGSEKALISFLQENHLQIRFNAMFSLLDLKDEGCLPYLKEFLVRDSRDFGFQPQKTIGNAFTAWKVVPSMQQHMKSSFYDLIGLSLYVKEEMLRKAIELSPDTFVDLASFLLDARQLDLIPAISSLLQNLQTPKAIALLEKHAQRAKIPLIRNYCNLALFQLNKNMSSKRLILEWIHSQQNRQIIQLRPLLPRENYFKDKTAFELTPEENSQLLISCYQVISNQHTEEGLDVLLNSLQQGHQKNRPLIAGLLIQTLQ, from the coding sequence ATGGCATTGTTAAAAAAAACCTTGAAGTTACTTTTTTTTATATCTTTTATCTATTCTCACCTACAAGCAGAAACTCTGCAAACAAAGGTTAATCCATTACATATTTTCTATCTTGTACAATCTAAAGAACTCTCGCAAGCAATTATCCTCTATCAACAATATAAAGAAGAGTTAGGACGGCATGACTTTGAAACACTACAGCGCATGGCTGAAATGATTTTGGAGCAAGGCGCTAAAAGTTTAGAGAGCGAAGAACAGCTCATTTCTTTATTGGGATTAAAGATTGCTGGAATTCAAACTACAAAAGAAATCTTAGAATCAGGCATTACAAGCAGACATCCAGAAGTGCAACTTGCTACTTTGCAATTAATTGGACAATTACAAGATGATCGATTTGAATCTCTTTTAAATAAAGCCATGTCCTCTGGTTTTTTGTATACAAGACTAGAAGCAGCCTATCAATTAGCCATTAGAAAAACGCGAAATTCCTTAGGACAAGTAGAATCTCTCATGCATAAGCTACCTCCTGAAATGCGCTTTTTTTTCCCTCAATTTTTTGCTTTAGTCGGCTCTTCCGATGCCATTTTATTACTCAAACAACTACTTGATGACCCTATTCAAAAAACACGCATTGAAGCTATTCTACATTCTGCAAAAGCTGGATATGAAGAGTTGCTGCCTAATATTCGTAGAAAAGTCACTCATATTAATCCTGCAGAGCAAGAGGCTTGCTGTTTTGCTCTCGGAGCTTTAAAAGATACACATGCCCTATCTATTTTGCGAAATCTAAGCCTTTCTACCAATGATAATGTGAAGTTAGCAGCTAGCTATTCTTTGTATTTACTAGGAGAAGAAAGTGCTAAGGAAAAAATCTTTTCTTTAGCAAAAAAGAAAAATCTATTTGCCATTGCATTGTTGGGTAAAATTATCGGATCGGAAAAAGCACTGATTTCTTTTTTACAAGAAAATCATCTGCAGATCCGTTTTAATGCTATGTTCTCCCTGCTTGATTTAAAAGATGAGGGTTGCTTACCTTATCTAAAAGAGTTTCTTGTTAGAGATAGTCGTGATTTCGGATTTCAACCTCAAAAGACAATTGGTAATGCCTTTACCGCATGGAAAGTAGTCCCTTCTATGCAACAGCACATGAAATCCTCTTTTTATGATTTAATCGGTCTTTCTTTATATGTAAAAGAAGAAATGTTAAGAAAAGCTATCGAACTATCTCCTGATACGTTTGTAGATTTAGCTAGTTTTCTTCTTGATGCAAGACAACTAGATTTAATTCCTGCTATAAGTTCTTTATTACAAAATCTACAGACTCCTAAGGCAATTGCTTTATTAGAAAAACATGCTCAAAGAGCAAAAATCCCTTTAATTCGCAATTATTGCAATCTTGCATTATTTCAACTCAATAAAAATATGTCTTCTAAGCGGCTCATTCTAGAATGGATTCATTCTCAACAAAATAGGCAAATTATTCAACTTCGTCCCCTCTTGCCAAGAGAGAATTATTTTAAAGACAAAACTGCCTTTGAATTAACTCCCGAAGAAAATTCACAGTTGTTAATTAGCTGCTATCAGGTAATTAGCAATCAGCATACAGAAGAAGGTCTTGATGTTTTACTAAATAGTTTACAGCAAGGACATCAAAAAAATCGACCTTTGATCGCAGGTCTATTGATCCAAACCCTGCAATAG
- a CDS encoding DUF502 domain-containing protein, whose translation MKKYFFAGFITLLPLVLTCIIVIWLVELVTTPLIGIFQDILMHYPQMPFFSLANHEVLIKVLSRVFALAFWIIVIFILGFCSREFFLRSFLHLTDRLFSRLPFVKKIYKISHDLTKVVFSGKEKTFKQTVLVPFPHKDTFALGFVTSEALPEIFTKLASAIEVAVFIPTAPHPMSGFVLLTPKVFTYPAEVSVEDAFKFLISCGVIHPLQKNS comes from the coding sequence ATGAAAAAATATTTTTTTGCAGGATTCATTACGCTTTTACCCCTTGTATTAACCTGTATCATTGTAATTTGGTTGGTAGAGCTGGTTACTACTCCTCTCATCGGTATTTTTCAAGATATTTTAATGCACTACCCACAAATGCCCTTTTTCTCTTTAGCTAATCACGAAGTGCTCATTAAAGTCTTAAGCCGCGTGTTTGCCTTAGCTTTCTGGATTATTGTGATTTTTATCCTTGGCTTTTGCAGTAGAGAGTTTTTCCTACGTTCCTTTTTACATCTTACCGATCGCCTTTTCTCTCGACTGCCTTTTGTAAAAAAAATTTATAAAATTAGTCATGATTTAACAAAAGTCGTGTTCTCTGGGAAAGAAAAGACATTCAAGCAAACCGTACTCGTGCCTTTTCCTCATAAAGACACCTTTGCTCTTGGCTTTGTAACTAGTGAAGCCCTTCCAGAAATCTTTACTAAACTAGCCTCTGCTATAGAGGTTGCGGTATTTATTCCTACAGCTCCTCATCCTATGTCTGGCTTTGTCCTTTTAACGCCTAAAGTCTTCACTTATCCGGCCGAAGTTTCAGTTGAAGATGCTTTTAAATTTTTAATCTCCTGCGGGGTTATTCATCCTTTACAAAAGAATTCTTAA
- a CDS encoding Maf family protein: protein MHLQKSDLYLDKAGGYRIQGSSSILVNRIIRCYYNIMELPINVVTELLSKMQVNLWHC from the coding sequence ATCCACTTACAGAAAAGTGATCTCTACTTAGATAAAGCAGGTGGATATAGAATTCAAGGATCAAGTAGTATCTTGGTCAATCGAATTATAAGATGTTATTACAATATAATGGAATTACCGATTAATGTAGTAACAGAGCTTCTTTCTAAAATGCAGGTAAATCTATGGCATTGTTAA
- a CDS encoding DNA-3-methyladenine glycosylase: MSFALPVSFYQRKDVVQIARDLLGKLLLTQMNNQITGGIIIETEAYKGAEDRACHAYNYRKTKRNLAMYQNGGITYVYLCYGIHYLLNVVTHTEGTPHAVLIRAIFPTFGIETMLKRRKKTSLNSKLTNGPGSVCQALGVDLAHNAISLNSSCIWIANSDLSIDQTQIYQGPRIGVDYAGQDALLPWRFKLEKLYC, encoded by the coding sequence ATGAGCTTTGCACTTCCTGTTTCTTTTTACCAACGCAAAGATGTAGTACAAATAGCACGCGATCTATTGGGAAAACTTTTATTAACCCAAATGAACAATCAGATTACCGGAGGTATAATTATAGAGACAGAAGCTTATAAGGGTGCAGAAGATAGAGCTTGTCATGCCTATAATTATCGCAAAACCAAACGCAATCTTGCAATGTATCAAAACGGAGGAATTACTTATGTTTATCTATGTTATGGAATCCATTACCTTTTAAATGTGGTTACCCATACAGAAGGCACTCCTCATGCTGTATTAATCCGGGCAATTTTTCCAACTTTTGGAATTGAAACCATGTTAAAAAGACGTAAAAAAACTTCTTTAAATTCTAAATTAACCAATGGTCCAGGTAGTGTATGCCAGGCTTTAGGAGTTGATCTTGCCCATAATGCAATCTCTCTTAACTCTTCTTGTATTTGGATTGCAAATAGTGATCTATCCATAGATCAAACGCAAATTTACCAAGGTCCTAGAATTGGAGTTGATTATGCTGGCCAAGATGCGCTTTTACCTTGGCGTTTTAAACTTGAAAAACTATATTGTTAG